A portion of the Lolium rigidum isolate FL_2022 chromosome 1, APGP_CSIRO_Lrig_0.1, whole genome shotgun sequence genome contains these proteins:
- the LOC124701539 gene encoding protein S-acyltransferase 24-like, with amino-acid sequence MASEIEVLEDTTTTTAVAEVPPPPPPAEEDALKDDVYTAAAYGDLEKLQRLVEAEGRPVADPDGSGYHALQWAALNNRVAAAQYILEHGADVNAVDHTGQTALHWSSVRGHVQVAELLLKEGAKVDAADLYGYQATHVAAQYGQTTFIYHVVAKWNANPDVPDNDGRSPLHWAAYKGFADSIRLLLYLDAYRVRQDKEGCTPLHWAAIRGNLEACTVLVQAGKKEDLMVKDKTGLTPGQLAADKSHRQVAFFLDNARRVYDRGCNGNATFVKLSKLGLAPLLWCIAVVLLTTYIHSVIAGQYMIGMTASFGLFAWSGVFLATAGLVMFYKCSRKDPGYIGMNIRDSQNQRDDEPLLKTELDNPALLAGNWSQLCITCKIVRPVRSKHCSTCDRCVEQFDHHCPWVSNCIGKKNKWEFFMFITLEVLAMIITGSAAIIRTVRDPASPASFGDWLGYSVVYHTGAVAFFMMDLFIFFGVACLAVVQASQIARNITTNEMANSMRYSYLKGPGGRFRNPFDHGVRKNCSDFLVNGYHEDVERTQHASHADEEIGMIQMTSAVTQNGEGHSHHANGTDHACVDSHASSNSQNQAGSSQCCDHGKKNDKTPFGLGMGLGRNSASRQYIRSLLPL; translated from the exons ATGGCCTCGGAGATCGAGGTGCTCgaggacaccaccaccaccaccgccgtggCGGAGGTgcccccgcctccgccgccggcggaggaggacgcgctcAAGGACGACGTGTACACGGCGGCGGCCTACGGCGATCTGGAGAAGCTGCAGCGGCTCGTGGAGGCGGAGGGCCGGCCCGTCGCGGACCCCGACGGCAGCGGCTACCACGCGCTCCAGTGGGCCGCCCTCAACAACCGCGTCGCCGCCGCGCAGTACATCCTCGAG CATGGCGCAGATGTAAATGCCGTGGATCACACTGGGCAGACAGCACTTCACTGGAGTTCTGTACGTGGTCACGTGCAAGTTGCTGAACTACTTCTGAAAGAAGGAGCTAAGGTGGATGCTGCTGATTTGTATGGCTATCAG GCTACACATGTTGCAGCTCAGTATGGTCAGACAACATTTATTTATCATGTTGTTGCAAAATGGAATGCCAATCCAGATGTCCCTGACAACGATGGAAGAAGTCCATTGCACTG GGCTGCTTACAAGGGGTTTGCAGATTCTATACGTCTCCTTTTGTATTTGGATGCTTACAGGGTGCGGCAGGATAAGGAAG GCTGTACTCCTTTACATTGGGCTGCTATCCGGGGGAACCTGGAGGCGTGCACTGTGCTAGTTCAGGCTGGTAAAAAGGAGGATTTGATGGTGAAAGACAAAACTGGTTTAACTCCGGGACAACTTGCTGCTGATAAGAGTCATCGGCAAGTTGCATTTTTTCTT GACAATGCTAGAAGGGTATATGACAGAGGATGTAACGGGAATGCGACTTTTGTAAAGCTATCAAAACTAGGGCTTGCTCCTCTTCTTTGGTGTATTGCTGTTGTCTTGCTTACTACATATATACACTCTGTTATAGCAG GACAATATATGATAGGTATGACAGCATCATTTGGGCTGTTTGCATGGTCAGGAGTTTTCCTTGCAACTGCTGGCTTGGTCATGTTCTATAAATGTAGCAG GAAAGATCCTGGCTACATAGGTATGAATATACGAGACTCACAGAATCAaagggatgat GAACCTTTGTTGAAGACGGAGTTAGACAATCCTGCACTTCTGGCTGGTAACTGGTCACAGCTTTGTATAACCTGCAAA ATTGTCAGACCTGTTCGCTCAAAACATTGCTCTACATGTGATCGCTGTGTTGAGCAGTTTGACCATCACTGCCCCTGGGTATCTAATTGCATCGGCAAG AAGAACAAATGGGAATTCTTCATGTTCATCACTCTAGAAGTTCTTGCAATGATCATTACTGGTTCTGCTGCCATTATAA GGACTGTAAGAGACCCAGCTTCTCCAGCATCCTTTGGCGATTGGCTTGGCTATTCTGTTGTTTACCATACTGGGGCTGTTGCTTTTTTCATGATGGACCTTTTCATTTTCTTCGGTGTTGCATGTCTAGCAGTAGTTCAAGCATCTCAG ATAGCAAGGAACATCACAACAAACGAGATGGCAAACTCCATGAGATACAGCTATCTAAAAGGTCCAGGTGGCAGATTCAGAAATCCTTTCGACCATGGGGTGCGTAAGAACTGCTCAGACTTCTTGGTGAACGGATACCATGAGGACGTTGAGCGGACCCAGCATGCATCGCATGCTGATGAGGAAATAGGAATGATACAGATGACAAGTGCGGTCACGCAGAATGGCGAGGGCCATTCGCATCATGCTAATGGCACTGACCATGCCTGTGTTGATTCACATGCCAGTTCAAATTCTCAGAATCAAGCAGGTTCCTCTCAGTGCTGTGACCACGGTAAGAAGAATGATAAGACACCGTTTGGCCTAGGGATGGGCCTTGGACGAAACAGCGCTTCCCGGCAGTATATTCGATCTCTTCTCCCGTTGTGA
- the LOC124701549 gene encoding pyrophosphate-energized vacuolar membrane proton pump 1, which produces MSASVILPDLATQVVVPVAAAVGIAFAVLQWFLVSQVKVTGDGGSAGKGGASESLIEEEEGLNDHNVVLKCAEIQTAISEGATSFLYTEYKYAGGFMTVFAVLIFVFLGSIEGFSTKSQPCHYSVGKTCKPALANAAFSTIAFVLGAVTSLVSGFLGMKIATYANARTTLEARKGVGKAFIVAFRSGAVMGFLLAASGLFVLYIIINVFGVYYGDDWEGLFEAITGYGLGGSSMALFGRVGGGIYTKAADVGADLVGKVERNIPEDDPRNPAVIADNVGDNVGDIAGMGSDLFGSYAESSCAALVVASISSFGINHEFTPMMYPLLISSVGIIACLITTLFATDFFEVKAVDQIEPALKKQLIISTAVMTVGIALVSWLGLPYTFTIFNFGAQKTVHSWQLFLCVAVGLWAGLVIGFITEYYTSNAYSPVQDVADSCRTGAATNVIFGLALGYKSVIIPIFAIAFSIFLSFSLAAMYGVAVAALGMLSTIATGLAIDAYGPISDNAGGIAEMAGMSHRIRERTDALDAAGNTTAAIGKGFAIGSAALVSLALFGAFVSRAGITTVDVLTPNVFIGLLVGAMLPYWFSAMTMKSVGSAALKMVEEVRRQFNTIPGLMEGTAKPDYATCVKISTDASIKEMIPPGALVMLTPLIVGTFFGVETLSGVLAGALVSGVQIAISASNTGGAWDNAKKYIEAGVSDHAKSLGPKGSDCHKAAVIGDTIGDPLKDTSGPSLNILIKLMAVESLVFAPFFATYGGILFKYI; this is translated from the exons atgtctGCGTCGGTGATCCTGCCGGACCTGGCCACGCAGGTGGTGGTCCCCGTGGCGGCCGCGGTCGGCATCGCCTTCGCCGTGCTGCAGTGGTTCTTGGTCTCCCAGGTCAAGGTCACCGGGGATGGCGGCTCCGCCGGGAAGGGCGGCGCCAGCGAGTCcctcatcgaggaggaggagggcctcaACGACCACAACGTCGTCCTCAAGTGCGCCGAGATCCAGACCGCCATCTCCGAAG GAGCAACTTCCTTCCTTTACACCGAGTACAAGTATGCTGGAGGATTCATGACCGTTTTTGCTGTTCTGATCTTCGTCTTCCTTGGGTCCATTGAGGGTTTCAGCACCAAGAGTCAGCCTTGCCATTACAGCGTGGGCAAGACATGCAAGCCTGCTCTTGCTAATGCCGCGTTCAGCACAATTGCTTTCGTGCTAGGCGCTGTCACCTCTCTTGTATCTGGTTTTCTCGGGATGAAGATTGCAACCTATGCAAATGCTAGGACAACCCTTGAGGCAAGGAAGGGTGTTGGGAAGGCATTCATTGTTGCTTTCCGCTCTGGTGCTGTGATGGGCTTCCTTCTTGCTGCCAGTGGCCTTTTTGTTCTTTACATTATAATCAACGTGTTTGGAGTCTATTACGGTGATGACTGGGAAGGTCTTTTTGAGGCTATCACCGGTTATGGTCTTGGCGGTTCTTCGATGGCTCTTTTTGGCCGTGTTGGCGGTGGGATTTACACTAAAGCTGCTGATGTTGGTGCTGATCTTGTCGGGAAAGTAGAAAGGAACATCCCTGAAGATGACCCGAGGAACCCAGCT GTCATTGCCGACAATGTTGGTGACAATGTGGGAGATATTGCTGGAATGGGATCAGATCTCTTTGGTTCCTATGCTGAGTCATCTTGTGCTGCTCTTGTTGTTGCGTCAATCTCTTCCTTTGGAATTAACCATGAATTCACCCCTATGATGTACCCACTCCTAATTAGCTCTGTGGGTATAATAGCTTGTTTGATAACAACTCTTTTTGCAACCGATTTCTTTGAGGTCAAGGCTGTAGATCAAATCGAGCCTGCCCTAAAGAAACAGCTTATAATTTCCACTGCTGTGATGACCGTTGGCATTGCACTGGTCAGTTGGTTAGGCCTCCCCTATACCTTCACAATATTCAACTTTGGTGCCCAGAAGACAGTGCACAGCTG GCAACTATTTTTATGTGTGGCTGTTGGTCTCTGGGCCGGCCTAGTCATCGGATTTATTACAGAGTACTACACAAGCAATGCATACAG TCCTGTGCAGGATGTTGCTGATTCCTGCAGAACTGGAGCTGCTACCAATGTCATCTTTGGGCTTGCTCTTGGATACAAATCAGTTATTATCCCCATCTTCGCTATTGCCTTCAGCATTTTCCTCAGCTTCAGCCTTGCCGCGATGTATGGTGTTGCTGTGGCTGCTCTTGGAATGCTCAGCACAATAGCTACTGGTCTTGCCATTGATGCCTATGGCCctatcagcgacaacgctggaggCATTGCTGAAATGGCTGGCATGAGCCATAGAATCCGTGAGAGAACTGATGCTCTTGATGCTGCAGGAAACACTACTGCTGCCATTGGGAAG GGTTTTGCCATTGGCTCCGCTGCCTTGGTGTCCCTTGCTCTCTTTGGTGCCTTTGTGAGCCGTGCTGGGATCACAACAGTTGATGTTTTGACGCCCAATGTTTTCATTGGGCTGCTTGTTGGTGCTATGCTCCCATACTGGTTCTCTGCAATGACCATGAAGAGTGTTGGCAGTGCGGCTCTCAAGATGGTGGAGGAAGTGCGGAGACAGTTCAACACCATCCCTGGGCTCATGGAGGGCACTGCCAAGCCTGACTATGCGACATGTGTGAAGATATCCACTGATGCATCCATCAAGGAGATGATTCCCCCGGGTGCTCTTGTCATGCTCACACCTCTTATTGTTGGGACCTTCTTTGGTGTTGAGACCCTATCTGGAGTCCTTGCGGGTGCTCTTGTTTCCGGTGTTCAG ATCGCCATTTCAGCATCGAACACTGGTGGTGCCTGGGACAACGCGAAGAAGTACATCGAG GCTGGCGTATCTGACCATGCAAAATCCCTGGGCCCAAAAGGCTCAGACTGCCACAAGGCTGCTGTGATTGGTGACACCATTGGGGATCCTCTCAAGGACACCTCAGGCCCCTCGCTCAACATCCTCATCAAGCTCATGGCGGTTGAGTCCCTTGTGTTCGCCCCCTTCTTCGCCACCTATGGAGGCATCCTCTTCAAATATATTTAG
- the LOC124701566 gene encoding ER membrane protein complex subunit 7 homolog yields the protein MSPIRGALLVLAVLAAACLGGAAADQPGSAEGYTIAGRIKIDAASAKGFGLPAKTSNTKVILNGGQKVTFARPDGYFAFHNVPAGTHLIEVSSLGYFFSPVRVDISARNPGHIQAALTENRRVLNELVLEPLKAEQYYEVREPFNIMSLLKSPMGLMVGFMVLMVFVMPKMMENIDPEEIKQAQEQMRNSPVPSFSGLLARANS from the exons ATGAGCCCCATCCgcggcgccctcctcgtcctcgccgtcctcgcgGCCGCGTgcctcggcggcgcggcggcggatcaGCCCGG ATCCGCTGAGGGGTACACCATCGCCGGCCGCATCAAGATCGACG CTGCAAGTGCAAAGGGCTTTGGTCTTCCAGCCAAGACATCGAACACAAAAGTGATACTTAATGGTGGTCAGAAGGTTACATTCGCCAGGCCAGACGGATACTTTGCCTT CCACAACGTGCCAGCCGGAACTCATTTGATTGAAGTCTCCTCACTTGGATACTTCTTTTCACCA GTTCGAGTGGACATCAGTGCCAGGAATCCTGGACACATTCAAGCAGCATTGACTGAAAACAGAAGAGTTCTAAATGAGCTTGTTTTGGAACCTCTGAAAGCAGAGCAGTACTATGAG GTGAGGGAGCCCTTCAACATTATGTCACTTCTGAAGAGCCCGATGGGTTTGATGGTTGGTTTCATGGTCCTAATGGTCTTCGTTATGCCCAAGATGATGGAGAACATAG ATCCTGAGGAGATAAAGCAAGCTCAAGAACAAATGAGGAACTCACCTGTTCCATCCTTTTCTGGTTTACTGGCCAGAGCAAACAGCTAG